In the genome of Mycobacterium lentiflavum, the window GACCCGGTGAAGCTAATCAGCCACATCGTTTCGCGCGCAGGCGAATCCAACGCCTGACCAGTGGTGCTAACAAACGTTGATGCACTATCACCGACTAAGACTTGATTCGCTTGCACCCCGCCATTGCCGGCGCCCACCAACGGCACCAGCTTCGCCCGTTGATCCGCGCGGATCGGCAACCCCCGTCCGGAGATCACCGCCAGCCGCGCCTGGCGCTCGCTTACACTCCACTGCCACGCCACACACGACACCGGCCGACTGCCCGGATCAACCAGGCGCACCGGCGAACGCGGATAATAATCCACGTCAAGAGCATGACGCAGCGGAACATGCGACAGATGATCTGGTGATACCTGCGGCGGCGTGGCTAAACCAAACGAATCATGTTGGCGCAGTATCGAAGCCACCACCGGCGAGACTTCTTGAACGCCATCTGCCAGCACTACATAGAAGCGATCCGATTGTGCAGCCACGTCCCGGCTGGCCACGACCGCACCGATAACGACCCCTGCACCCAAATCCACCTGAGCGGGCCCGCCGGCGCCAGGCACAGCAGGAACGACCAGCGGACCTCCCGCCGGCAGCGCGTCATACAACGCCCGCGACATCCCCGTCAGCTGCGCCCCGGGCGTAATGCCCAGCGGCGCGGCGATCGCCGACTGAGACAGATCAATCGGCATCCGAACACCATTGGTCACCAGGTATACCTGTGGCCCATAAGACAACAACAACGCCTCACCGCCAGCCAGCTCCCCGGCCCCCTCCCCCAGCGACAGTTGCCCATCAATACCCGTCACCAGCGGCGAACCACCAACCGTAGTCGGCGCCGTGTCGCACACAGCCCAGCGAGACACCTGGGGCGACAACACCGTTGGCGTCTCCACCGGGGCGCCCTGGATCCCCACCGTCGGCCCTTTCGGCCACTTCGCGATCTCCCCTGGCGCCACAAACGTCGGCCGATCCGGCTCACCAGCAATCAGCTGCGCCGACACCAAATTCAACGCCGGATACAGCCGCTTGTCGACCACCACAAACAACGCACCCGACGAACGATCAGCAACGATCTTCGACGAGTCATCGATCACCCCCGCCGGGCGAAACCACCCGTACACGAACGCGCCCACCACGAGCACCACACCCAACACCGCTGACAGCATCAACAGCGTGCGATGCCAGCGAACCGGATTAATCTCCATGCTCACCGAACGGCGCAACAAGGCAAATGACAAGCGTCGCCGAACAAAGAAATGACCCGAAACCTGCGTCTTAGACGCCAACTTCAACGGCACACCGGCACCATAACGCCCGTCGCTACACCCCCGCTACCAGCGCGTCCACATTGAATGAAAACCCAGACCAACGACCCCACCTCGACAGCACCGGAAGCGGCCATGACGCATGTTCGGGCGGCGGGCGCGGCGTTCGTCGACCCCAGCGGTGAGCTCAACGAAGCAGCGGAATGCTATCATGATATCATCGGTTTATGGCGCAGATTATTATCCGTCAACTTGAGGACGACACCAAGGCCAAATTGCAGCGACTCGCCCGCCGCCACGGCCGCAGCACCGAGGAAGAAGCGCGCGAAATCTTAAGGAACGCAGTCCGAAACGTCGATGATCGGCCCCGGCGGCTGGGGTCTCGTATCGCGTCACGCTTCAAGGGGGTGGGCCTGACCGAGGACATACCCGAACTGCGGGGACAGCCCGTCCAGCCGGCACAGTTCAACGAATCATGATCCTGCTCGACACCAATGTGCTCTCCGCGTTGATGCGGGACACACCCGATCCGGCCGTCGTGGAATGGCTCGATAATCAGCCCACCGAATCAATCTGGACGACGTCGGTCACAGTATTCGAGATACGCACTGGCATTGAGCTTTTGACGCCAAGCCGCCGGCGCAAGCGGCTAGACGAGACCTTCTCTCAGCTCCTCGACGAAGACCTCGAGGGTCGTGTGCAATCCTTCGACCTGACGGCCGCGATTGCCGCGGGGACCATCGCCGCCACCCAACAACGAGTCGGGCGTGCGGTGGAGATTCGCGATGTGCAGATCGCCGGCATCGCGGCATCCCGGCACGCAACTGTGGCTACCCGCAATACCCGCCACTTTGACGAAACAGGCGTCGACCTGGTCAACCCCTGGGACTGACGCGTCGTGCACCAGACTTGGGTAGAAGAGGCGCGCACCTCGCCAGCGGCGACCACGCCCGGACCACCACCGGGCTTTCGTCACGTGACAGCCGGGGCCGCGATCTTGTACTGGCTACGGGCAGGCTTCTTCGAGCTTGAGGTTGCTGGACTGGCCCTACACGCCGCAACCGCAGCGTAGAAAGAAGCCGACCGCTTACAGCCGTCGGAGAATTCATCATGACCCGGAGTTGCCCGGTCCCTCCGTGCGGCCGATGAGGCCGTTGTCGAGAACGATGACGTCTGGGGCGACCGCGCGTATGTTGCGGGCCAGCGTGGCGATCGCCGGGTGACCATTTGGAAAATGCGTGTGGAAGATGTGCAGCGCACGCTCGTACAGCTTGAAGGCCTCGGCTGGCTCCCCCAGCGCGCGCCACGCGTTGCCCAGATTGGTGGTGATGATTGCGACCTGGGGGTGCCCGGGGCCGAACTTCGCCGCAGTGATGCGCAGCGCACTCTCGTACAGCTCGCGGGCCTTAGCCGGCTCTCTCAGCTCATTCCACGCGCCCCCCAGATTGTTGAGGGTTGCGGCGACGTCGGGATGGTCAGGGCCGAACTCGCGCTTGTAGATGGGGAGCGCACGCTCGTACAGCTTCAAGGCCTCGGCCGGCTCCCCCAACCCGCGCCACGCGTTGCCCAGATTGGTGAGGGTGCGTGCGACCTGGAGGTGCTCAGGGCCGAACTTCCGCTCATTGATGCCCAGCGCACGCTCGTAGAGCTCGCGCGCCTTGGCCGGCTCGCCCAGCTCACTCCACGCGTTGCCCAGATTCACGAGTATGAGCGCGACCTGTTGTTCGTCGTCGGGGCCGAACTCGCGCTCGCTGATGGGCAGCGCACGCTCGTAGAGCTCGCGCGCCTTGGCCGGCTGCCCGAGGTTAAACCACGCGCTCCCCAGATCGGTGAGGATGCGTGCGACTGCGGGATGGTCGGGGCCGAACTTCCGCTCGTTGATCGACAGCGCACGCTCGCAGAGCTCGCGGGCCTTGCCCGGCTGCCCCAGCTCACGCCACGCATTGCCCAAATTGGTGAGCATGCGAGCGACTTCGGGATGGTCGGGGCCGAACTTCCGCTCGTTGATCGACAGCGCACGCTCGAACAGCTCGCGGGCATTGGTGGGCTGCCCCAGCTCAATCCACGCGCTCCCCAGATTCATGAGTATGAGCGCGACCTGTTGTTCGTCGTCGGGGCCGAACTCCCGCTCGCCGATGGGCAGCGCACGCTCATAGAGCTCGCGCGCCTTGGCCGGCTGCCCGAGGATAAACCATGCGTTCCCCAGATTGGTGAGCATGCGTGCGACTTCGGGGTGGTCGGGACCGTAGGCGGCTTCGGTGAGCTCCAATAGCCGTTTTCGGGGGGGGAATTTCTGCGTTGGGGTCCCTATGCGCGTGGCTGAACGCCACTGCTTGCCTAAGTGATTCTGCGGCCGGGTCGTCGATGGCGGTGATCATCGCCCACGCCCGTGCAGCGGCGCTCACGTTGCCCTCAGTGTGGGCACGAAATCCGATGCGCCCAACGGCCTCTGAATCGTCGGCGATGCCGGCGGCCTCAAGAGC includes:
- the eccB gene encoding type VII secretion protein EccB; translated protein: MPLKLASKTQVSGHFFVRRRLSFALLRRSVSMEINPVRWHRTLLMLSAVLGVVLVVGAFVYGWFRPAGVIDDSSKIVADRSSGALFVVVDKRLYPALNLVSAQLIAGEPDRPTFVAPGEIAKWPKGPTVGIQGAPVETPTVLSPQVSRWAVCDTAPTTVGGSPLVTGIDGQLSLGEGAGELAGGEALLLSYGPQVYLVTNGVRMPIDLSQSAIAAPLGITPGAQLTGMSRALYDALPAGGPLVVPAVPGAGGPAQVDLGAGVVIGAVVASRDVAAQSDRFYVVLADGVQEVSPVVASILRQHDSFGLATPPQVSPDHLSHVPLRHALDVDYYPRSPVRLVDPGSRPVSCVAWQWSVSERQARLAVISGRGLPIRADQRAKLVPLVGAGNGGVQANQVLVGDSASTFVSTTGQALDSPARETMWLISFTGSRYGVPFDGNSVQALGLVLSQVRPAPWSMLQVWPAGPELSRAAALTVHSPSDAVAVLPTKTNVRAGG
- a CDS encoding FitA-like ribbon-helix-helix domain-containing protein — translated: MAQIIIRQLEDDTKAKLQRLARRHGRSTEEEAREILRNAVRNVDDRPRRLGSRIASRFKGVGLTEDIPELRGQPVQPAQFNES
- a CDS encoding type II toxin-antitoxin system VapC family toxin; amino-acid sequence: MILLDTNVLSALMRDTPDPAVVEWLDNQPTESIWTTSVTVFEIRTGIELLTPSRRRKRLDETFSQLLDEDLEGRVQSFDLTAAIAAGTIAATQQRVGRAVEIRDVQIAGIAASRHATVATRNTRHFDETGVDLVNPWD
- a CDS encoding tetratricopeptide repeat protein → MLTNLGNAWFILGQPAKARELYERALPIGEREFGPDDEQQVALILMNLGSAWIELGQPTNARELFERALSINERKFGPDHPEVARMLTNLGNAWRELGQPGKARELCERALSINERKFGPDHPAVARILTDLGSAWFNLGQPAKARELYERALPISEREFGPDDEQQVALILVNLGNAWSELGEPAKARELYERALGINERKFGPEHLQVARTLTNLGNAWRGLGEPAEALKLYERALPIYKREFGPDHPDVAATLNNLGGAWNELREPAKARELYESALRITAAKFGPGHPQVAIITTNLGNAWRALGEPAEAFKLYERALHIFHTHFPNGHPAIATLARNIRAVAPDVIVLDNGLIGRTEGPGNSGS